Within Wyeomyia smithii strain HCP4-BCI-WySm-NY-G18 chromosome 2, ASM2978416v1, whole genome shotgun sequence, the genomic segment ATTCAAACAGCCTAAACAACGATGCGTTACGCCTTCATTCTAGCGATATTGATTGAAGCTACGTATTGATAAAATGCACTTTCTGATAGAAATGAATTAACCATCATGGGAACATAAACATTAAATAAGGAGGCTCAGCACAACGAACAAGAGGAAATTGGTGTTAATCCTTTTTGTGATTCCACTCTATGAATGTGCAATCTGTACTGTGTAACGCCTACTCTAAATTACTATATGATCACACCAACAAAAACAAAGATCTTATCAAACTGCTTTTAAGCACAAAACTTTTATAGCTGATCGACATCTAATGGTCAATCCATTAGGTATCATTTGATCTTAATCCTTGTTCATTAGCAACACTGAATCGGGATGAATTTGTTACAGTTCAACTTGAATAATTGATATCATGGTTTATTATTTAATTTGTTTCTACTCTTCATCATATAATCATCTTGAGTTACTTTTTATATTCTAGCTGCATTTTAGAGCATCTATAGCATGTGACTATTTTCTCTGTAGTGAATTTGAAGCGAAACTCATTTTACTAACTCATCCGATCCACATCTTCAACCCACACTCGCGTCGCGGCAACGACTTCCGGTTAGCAAACGAAGAGTTGAGCCGTGGGGGATAGAATTTATTACAAAAACACATAAGATTTCTTGTTTGTTTTCAAAAGGGATTATTATTACTAGCGCTGCTGTAGTGGTAGTGTTCCGCTGAATTGAATATCTCCGTCTTCGAAACAATTACGGTCTTTGCTCTGCTCGCGTTACTCTTTACTGCTACGTTCAACTGCGGTTCGCGCTATCGTTTGGAAAAGTTACGAGAATACAATGCAACGTAATGCACCTACACAAACACGGTTACGCGCGTTGTCGCAGTTCAAGATCCCTGTTATGGTGCTCTTAGAAACCGTGCACCTTCAGCTGGTCCGGTTTCGCCAAGCCCGACTTGGTTAGCCACTGGCAAATATTTTCGCGCTGATCACCCTGGAGCTGGAGAACCTCTCCGTACTCGGGATGCTCAATCACAGTGCCATTGCACGCGAATTCCTGTGTAAAAATTAGTTCATAgttattttgtcttttttattGGTAATTGCGTTTCTCACCTTCTTACATGCCCGTACAATCTTCTTTAGGTCATACTCCGCTGACAAACCCTGAACAGTGGTTAATGTTTTGCGACCATTTCTCTGCTGGATTCTTATGTGCACGAGTCCGTCTTGTACATCATCATCTGCACCCTTTATTGCATCCGCAAATGGGTCTGTAAAAAATTCGAAGACAAGACATAATTTGCTAATCAATTTGAATGGTCCAATAATAAGGTCTTTCatgttaaaagtttttttttactgttacTTAATCAATTAGTAGAAACTGCCGTATAAGTGTAGTAATAAGTGTTACAAACatataaaagaaaaaacaaaactaaataaaaaaaaaacaaaattgttccATATTTTATTACTTCTTTCAGTGGTTTCCTAAATTTTACAGGAAAACCAAAACCGTTCATAATGTTGGAAAAGATTATTTTTATATcaacattttttagtttttaagctGAAAATTCTCagcttaaaaactaaaaaattttgtttttttttttataaactaactaataaaaatataatttcaagTTCAAGGTTTTCACGTAATTACTaaatgtaaatttttaaatGGAATGTACAAGGATATATTTTTGCTGTGATCAGCAAGCAAATATGCGAAACCACAACTATGATGAAATCAAACAGAACGGTACTCTGAATGCACACTTTAATTGTCACCACTCTGGCCGTACCAATATTCTATAATTTAATCTCATAGAATAAGGTTCAAAAATGCGATTTATTCAGTAATCTTTCGGCGTAATATCTTGGACAAATGACTCAGCTTATTCcggaaattttcactgttgtcGAATTGATTACAAGTAAACAAAAATCAGGGGCAATTTTTTGTTCAAGTTGAAGATATCAAATTTACGAAACGTTTTACTTAAGCTCGACCTAAAAACGAGAATAACCATGGGAATTGAAAGTGCTTATGCATACGGAAATTACCCACAAAGCGGCCATCTTGATTTTTTATGACTGCTAGCAGCAATACACCAGTCGAGGAATTTTTGGTTAACAAAGCATGGAACCGAAAAGATACTCACCGAATGTATTTAGATTCTGGATGGACATAcgataaacaaaatttacacggGAAGAAAACTATGCTCTGCTGTGCCTGCAGACGGTTTTGGACTTGCTTCCTGGTTAAGTAGCGTCGTAAATTCACTGAAGGTTTGAGTTTGTGCGAGAAGGCTGACAAGACCTGTTTTCAAAGATACAAATGCGAATCACACACACaaccagggttgccaatgttccagtttaaactggattcctccagttttttttcaagtgatccagtcaaacagtttattcccaaaatcttccagttttttcagatatttgccggttttatccagttttttattcactcaagctccgattggttttcggaaatatttttaaaacggaaattttgtagattgataaattattatgacaattTTTAACACAGGGTcgcgaaaaaattttcaaaatcaaatttcctgattttctctgaaatttaacatcaatttccctgatatttttcagcattcggcacaaaaaagtaCAACGTAGATCAACGCAAATCCGAAATCACGGTGAATAAAGTATAATCGGATATAAAACCCAACAGTAGATGTCCCGAATTGATCTTTTGCGgtgaaaaaatcagtttttgcactAAAAGCCGCTCAAGAAAATCGCGTCTTggcttgaaaatttttccctGAATATTTGTCAGTTCTCTGATTTTCCTGatcaaaaaatgaattccctaacattctatgatttttcaggtttttccaggttttcgacaacctgtaacagcattttcagtataccatcttctcgcacgaaacacggtcaaataaaagacggcatgacatggttgagataaaaccaaacaaatatattttaccagaccataaaaaaaatcttctatttattttctgttgcgtagcagtgaaaaaaatgttagaggacttaaataccaaaagatagcgaagtcaaaaataattgaaatttaaacttcactgatgtaacggaaggaaatgttgcgttaatacttttcttaaatataaaagtaaatggaaaagctctatatcttaattttgagatagattgaagtccataattttaacaaaatgtaacaaaacaagacagttctgattaaaatgagtaattttttgcgaagagttatctcttaaGATCCAAAACTGACACTGACTGGGTTCAATCCCCGTAACATAAAAGCTCCTTCAcaatcttttttttccttttctctaaatttatttgggatccagttttttccagttttttcttcatccttattccagttaaatcgaaaattttattggcaactctgcacACAACGCGTGGCTACTTGCTGTCTTGATCTTGAATCGTGTTGACTGGCCGATGCGATGCGTTATGCGACGATCTTAATTAAGCGATCGATATTTTTCGATAATATCGAACAGATAAAAGTATTATTTTCACGCTCTTCAAGAGAAATATTCAACAAATATGTAAAAATTACCTGCACACGAGTAGACGTTGAAACTTTCAAACAATTTTCGAAACATCCGGGCTCATTCGCGAATTTTTCACCAAACATGTGGAAAGGGCCCTCATGCCATACGTAAACAAGTCAAGATGTCAGGTTTTTCAGCACCAAAAGCCTAATCACAGACCGAGAGGCAagacagcttttatctgagttactcttatgcttgaGGGcaaaggcctaaacacaatggatacgttgcggctgcgtttgcggcaattcgaCAGTTaacccatacattttctgtcaaattaacgtcaacgcaacgcaaacgtgtCGATTTTGTTTGGGCCttaactctaatttactcaatattactccaaaattttcagatgattcacatctttgattacctggggaaaagaaaaatatatgaacGTTGAGACCGACCAACATTCATATTCATGGTCATATTCGCTGTGGAGAAAAAGTTTGTagatggatattcagagacacgagagatactcagatttgctctttattttgcaggttttctcagaaaaactcggaaaaacTCAAACTTACTTACTGTCTTACCCCTCGTCACAGGCAAACGTTCAAGCAAGAACAAAAATCCCGTgttaattttcaaaatgaattgcgttataaattacttgtacactagcgccgtcTGGCGACCTTACCttacatttttttcgctggtgtacgaggctggtgTCACTGGTAGTGCTATCTGGTTACGATCgcataacagtcatcgcgcgacaacACAGTCTgaagcgctgtcatgcaatctcatacatattttgtggttctccatttgacacatgcagtaacgctggtgctgatgtcgaaatacaaagCGCAGCgtgaacacggcagcagatggtgctagcaCATTTATaggacatacacacacaaaaaatattaccaagtAAACACGTAAAAACAACATAAATTTACGTAAACCTGAATGTTTTCACTGGTTTAGGTAAATAATACGCATACAAATTGGTAAAAACAAGGCAACAGCTAATGCTAATACCCGATAGggtgttttaggggtatgtacagtcgccgttcgacaACTGCAAGTCTTtcaactgcaacgctttttaactgcaatggaccgataactgcaacaactttgcagttatcggaccgcaatccgtcaaatctgaagtcaaagtcatatttgacattgaagtgacaaatctcgggggggggggggggggattctaaatgcattcgaaaatgaacattgttgaatttctagaaacatttcaaaaggacttattcatttttctcattttttttttcgatttcgtttacttgttgtttctttattctagatgggagattatagatctccactatcaatcaatgaagcaaaatcaccaggttatgtggttcactttccgtaattattataagagaaaaaaaatattccttgtgcattgtttggctagcttttactactcagtgaggcagtgcatagtagatcacaaacaatattttgtgaccaagcattaaatagaccattttaggaactgacaggtgtcacggatcctgctgacattgatgttgcttttacttgtgttatgtcagcggttccgagctttctgtcaaaatttcattcatgaattgagttcagaaacgtctcgtaaaatggtcttctgtagtgatgaactttatcacagacagacgtccaagcaagaacaagcattttcatttttaagacatgtcttcacatctggcatccctgtcatgacacgtaaatcagggttatattttccaaAAGCCAGTAGCAGAAATGTCACTTTGCTTATTATCAGGGTTATATTccccagagtctatgtttaagagtcccgcaaagatgaaaccaaaggaaccaaatcagtgtcaaacaagggtaccaatcgagcaatgtaaataaacaaggtgataatgttaggagtggatgaaaagtgttgtaattgagcgtaataaagaatatgtgtttttccgaagttttacttacacattttaatccaacattaaacctgtacactggttcacttaaatttaacaaaacatcaccggtgtaatctttcaaaactgtgtaccttgtgaagaatttcaaaaaatgatattcgcttatgcatggtgaaaaacagaactgtatagttcttggcaacaaacggcacaaaaactgtgttgccgaaacgatagattttctcttcgcgcgactctatataccatAGACTCTGATATTCCCCAAAAGCCAGCAACAGCAATGTCACTctgtgcactacttgccagttagtgaaaatttaaaacaaatatattttttcaatttgtaaatcAAAGATCACTCGTAGAGatctaaaaaaaattacgttATGCCTACTGAAAAGTCGGTTATCGATTAATATAagaaaaagcaggtattttttcaaattaaaaccccttattggggcaccacaagacagatgttttaagtattttgattcaaatttttacacacgattttcaaatttctttatatgaacatgaaagtctgttctctgtggtacaAATGCAGAAGTCCCATATTCATTTTTTAGTTTTGCGTTAAGGCtaatacagtcgtcgttcgctaactgcaacatgtttacattgcagttatcgaatgccgttcaaTAACTGCAACACATtgaaaatttagaggggggtccgtcactaccgtttttgttttcaatgatgtcgaaatgtatttttttaatggaatattggcaaaaaaatagcagaaaactaaaataggcaagcttttcgATTAACCAATTTGATAGTCATATCTCCGCACCATAATTTATCGCGTTTAATAaatactttacataaccaatatgtaggcgaagataaacttcatcactacaatagaccattaaacgagacgtttctgaactcaattcatgaatgaaattttgacagaaagctcggaaccgctgacataacgcaagtaaaagcaacatcaatgtcagcaggatccatgacacctgtcagttcgtaaaatgatctatttaacgctaggtcacaaaatattgtttgtgatctactatgcactgcctcgctgagtagtgaaagctagccaaacaatgcacaaggaatattttttttctcttatttttttttcttcatctatagtttatttgacacggcacaaatacaattcaatgtttaacggcgccaattatatctggtagcttactttctaaagtatcttaataactaaaagcaaattttttatcctcgctgccgactacgagctgaaactaaatctagcttaaaactagaatattttgcattaaaagcacaggtttgctgtttgatggttttcattgccataggtaagcagcatattaaatttgttccgctgctgggccaagatattacggactggcttattgggttgtttccatcgggccttgagagtatcgtgcgggtctgattgctgtttccggatccggggtcttaacgtgttcttgtcgtttggttggatgtaggcggaaggggataggactaaactggggcgtggatggatttcaggaaaacgtatataagggacatgtgacctatgtcacggctcgccaagacatcacgaacaggaacagccggctatttttttctcttataatagttacggaaagtgaaccacataacatggtgattttgcttcattgatggagatctataatctcccatctagaatgaagagacaacaagtaaacgaaattggaaaaaaatcgagagaaatgaaagtccttttgaaatgtttagagattcaacaattttcattctcgaatgcatttagaatcccccgcgagatctgccacttcaatgtcaaatatgacttagacatcagatttgacggattacGGTCCGATAACTGTAAAGTTGTTGCAGTtctcggtcttgcagttaaaaagcgttgcagttaaaagtcttgcagttatcgaacggcgactgtacaaATTTTGAGCTCTTTCTGTGTCCAATGGAATCGAAGTTTTTCTAAGGGGAGGGCGAAAAAAGATAATACCGAGACGAAAATGAGgaatatctttgataaaagtttgtatACAAGATACGACGTTTGTTATATTGTTGAAAAATAGCACTTCATTATTATTGTGAATCATATTGCTTGCTTTTTGACGACACTTTccctgtcactggacttgtttgttgctaaatttagcATATACGCTGCCGAAGAACAAATTCGCTCTGACGGAAGTAAATCATCTTCTTCACTCGCGTTGACTAACCGTATGCGAATTTTTAgggaaaattaccaaaatggaGGCTATCGCATTTACTCTTGAAGAAATTCCTATCCGCTACGCTCATAGAATAAACAAATTGAAGGTGGCAGCACCGCTACTCCGTCAGAgctaataatattaacaaaacggcttTAACATTTTTCTCCcccttcaaattttcaagatttttgaagggggacATACAATGTCAATGAGGGTGattttggtgattttgcttcattgatggagatctataatctcccatctagaatgaagagacaacaagtaaacggaattggaaaaaaatcgagagaaatgaaagtccttttgaaatgtttagagattcaacaattttcattctcgaatgcatttagaatcccccgcgagatctgccacttcaatgtcaaatatgacttagacatcagatttgacggattgcggtccgataactgcaaagttgttgcagttatcggtcttgcagttaaaaagcgttgcagttaaaagtcttgcagttatcgaacggcgactgtacaaATTTTGAGCTCTTTTTGTGTCCAATGGAATCGAAGTTTTTCTAAGGGGAGGGCGAAAAAAGATAATACCGAGACGAAAATGAGgaatatctttgataaaagtttgtatACAAGATACGACGTTTGTTATATTGTTGAAAAATAGCACTTCATTATTATTGTGAATCATATTGCTTGCTTTTTGACGACACTTTccctgtcactggacttgtttgttgctaaatttagcATATACGCTGCCGAAGAACAAATTCGCTCTGACGGAAGTAAATCATCTTCTTCACTCGCGTTGACTAACCGTATGCGAATTTTTAgggaaaattaccaaaatggaGGCTATCGCATTTACTCTTGAAGAAATTCCTATCCGCTACGCTCATAGAATAAACAAATTGAAGGTGGCAGCACCGCTACTCCGTCAGAgctaataatattaacaaaacggcttTAACATTTTTCTCCcccttcaaattttcaagatttttgaagggggacATACAATGTCAATGAGGGACGAATATGGTTTTGTCAGCAAGTTggatgttttgacgtagaactacgtttttctttagcctaccacataaggatgcaaataggaaaactattaccgaaaaggggacgaaatatgtccctttttaaatgcttataaatcggtttgttttcaaccgatttccttcatttttgcagcaattgtttggaaaattatacacgcatccacccaaatgtagaaaattgttgattgattatgcaaactattgtattattgataattgtcaagccttgtttaaacgaaaattacgtgctctgattggtcgttatataattgcttcccaagcacggtcgacagaatcatataccttgcaattgaaaacatgctatttggcctatataagagcctgtttcagccgaagccgctcataattgttctggacagcgacaagttgtcaacagtagtcgttcttccttagcagcagcacaagccctgtggttggtcaccacgtctcagatcgtcatcaccaaatccaattttgaacagcaaaatgccctttttcaaggcaaataaacaagtcattgaaagttaataatttttgacaacgtaagcaagcattctgtgtggattctagcagttatatctgtcgcggccgtctaatttacagaaggtgaaatatcttccacagtgcatgttgtccgtgtatcttaacttccccactgttggggcacaaaggttgcgatcagcaaccgattttgaacagcaaaattccttttttcaaggcaaataaacaagtaattgaaaggtgaaaatttcctagcatcaacacaaggaaacattcttcgcgggatcctagcaaacaaattctgttgtagtttatttagttgatacccccactgttgggacagcacaaaggctgcgatcaacataaccgattttgaataacaaactgccctgttagaacgcattcacaaaggcagttaattcgaatacgcagagctaatatgaagtcgattcaatcaatcagcattaacagaatttcgtcgtctcccagctgccaagttgcaacatgatgcaacacgcaacaacgagcaaacgaaatcgcttgatgttacaaaccgcaataaaaaacgggttaaaaccgttgcgtgtgtaagagcaccatcggtgtttattcgctggaaacaaatatcgaatgcgaattgtggaataattcgtctatagaatattagagaattagacaactgaacagaagggcgtggcctgttacgtagcaccctttggCTATAAAAGAgcgtttctgggaaaactagctacattcattagtcggaaggtgagctggatggaccgtccacaacgttgacagcagtagaagcagatacagcactcaggagtaacagcgggttgcgcctgtgtggctgccttcaaattaaataaatcacttgtgctgtggttggtcaccatgtctcagtagcagcgcggttcttctcagcgtgcctcgccagactgccattattcccccactgttggggcagcataaagatcgtcattacaaatccaattttgaacagcaaaatgcccttttcaaggcaaataaacaagtcattgaaagttaataatttttgacaaagtaagcaagcattctgtgcggattctagcagttacatctgtcgcggccgtcttatttacagaaagtgaaatagcttccacagtgcatgttgtccgtgtatcttaactcccccactgttggggcacaaaggttgcgatcagcaaccgattttgaacagcaaaatgccttttttcaagacaaataaacaagtaattgaagggtgaaaatttcctagcatcaacacaagcaaacatttttcgcgggatcctagcaaacaaattctgttgtagtttatttagttgatacccccactgttgggacagcacaaaggctgcgatcaacataaccgattttgaataacaaactgccctgttagaacgcattcacaaaggcaggtaattcgaatatgcagagctaatatgaagtcgatttaatcaatcagcattaacagaatttcgtcgtctcccagctgccaagttgcaacatgatgcaacacgcaacaacgagcaaacgaaatcgcttgatgttacaaaccgcaatacgggttaaaatcgttgcgtgtcgtgtgtgagagcaccatcggtgtttattcgctggaaacaaatatcgaatgcgaattgtggaataattcgtctatagaatattagagaattagacaattGAACAGGAAGGtatggcctattacgtagcacccttcggctataaaagagtgtttctgggaaaactagctacattcattagtcggaaggtgaactggatggaccgtccacaacgttgacagcagtagcagcagatatcggcactcagcagttgcagtaacagaccatagcagcgggtcgcgcctgtggctgccttcaaattaagcacttgccctgtggttggtcaccatatctcaggagcagcgcggttcttctcgcttctcagcgtgtgtcgtccgACTGCCGtaattgccccactactgaggcagcatgaaggttgccatcagcataataattttttgacaactcaagcgagcaatctgtgctggatactagcaatttaaatctgtagcagccgtctaatttacagaatgtgaaacagcttttacagctcgtgttttcagtgtctttattaccccactgttgaggcagcacaaagcaagcattagtagactttgactcattaatgaaacacctacaacaatgcatttgttaatagtgtgcgtagttctacgtcagttatgcggttgtgtcttggatacaacccaATGagaataaaagagaggtgaggaggagagtgaaattttctagtattagtaaatgcttcaaatgtaaacaactagatGAACTCAATGGGAAACCCAAATAactacgtcactatttggcatcaactATGGGCAGAGGAGGATGAGCAGAGGggcgcgtgcaagtgttagtaagtttcctcctcacctctcttttatactcattggatacaacctcctactttttttgtaCCCAGCTGTTACGTTCCGTCGTAGTGTGTATCAATCGATTGATAAAGCCGATAATCAGTTGATCTGACTCTGacgagcagcgttgccaggtatccagatttagctggattatccagatttttgaacatgtatccaggtagacagctttgatgttcaaatatccagatttttcatggatgatccagattttatccagattttattttctctgttccgcaaaaaggtcatcacttcgattttggcgcgaaattttgcaattttgtcacctcaaattttgcgtaccccaagacttttatccgaaaaattaacctttcaccccacggaatgactgccagatttttccCAGATTTTAATTTTGCCTTTtctagattttttaaaaaatgacctggcaacgctgctgaCGAGCATATGGCAAACTAAACTAATTTTCTATGGGGttactatttttttgtttatatacCCGTTgaatcaaacaacatttttggcGTAAGCTTGTGCAGATTTTctgttatgaatttttgagaatttcGAATGCAAGATGAGTCGAACGAATGTTTCTTGCGTGAAATGGGTGGACTTTAGTGATCACATGGTTTCCACCTTTATGGAAGTGTACCTGAATGCGTTATATACTGATGTGACTTTGGTGTTGGCCGATGGTGGTCAGCTAATGGCCAGCCGAATGGTATTGTCGATGGCTTCCCAGTTTTTTGACGACATTTTCCGAGCTACATTTGCTTCTGTCGGGTTTTGCGCCAATGATTTACAGGAAAGTAAAATAATGATACCAGATGTGAAGTTCAATGTAATGAAGAATGTGCTTCATTTCATCTACACGGGGAAGGTGCATATGAACGCCCGTGATATGTCCGATTTTTTCGAGGTTTGTAAGTTGTTACAACTAAAAGGACTCGACTATCAGAATGGGAATATAAGTGGTGTTAAAATTAGTGGGTCCAACATAATCACTCCCGTCCAGTACGATTACGAAGAATTACAGGAAGCGTATGTAGAATCCACGGATGGAGTCATCGAAGAATCTGAGGTAACTGTTGTCGATCCTGGAATTGATGTTTCCGTAGACAGTGCTTTTCAACCACCCGAGGTCTCTAAAAGTACATCCATAGCAGAACATACGGATGTCTATTACGAGGTAGGAACGTTTCACTACAATAGGTGACGTAGGTAGGTCAAAATCTTATATATTACTGTTTTTAAGGTTGACGTTGATATTGGCGTACTGGACACAAACACTAACAGTCAGGATGCAAAGCCGGCAA encodes:
- the LOC129724266 gene encoding eukaryotic translation initiation factor eIF1; protein product: MSIQNLNTFDPFADAIKGADDDVQDGLVHIRIQQRNGRKTLTTVQGLSAEYDLKKIVRACKKEFACNGTVIEHPEYGEVLQLQGDQRENICQWLTKSGLAKPDQLKVHGF